From Elephas maximus indicus isolate mEleMax1 chromosome 25, mEleMax1 primary haplotype, whole genome shotgun sequence, the proteins below share one genomic window:
- the LOC126067365 gene encoding probable cystatin-16 — MLRKVTLFLVLVVLGMQVWSIRYEFEDVSKNLSYFLMSMEFAIFRYNEDNIDEYAYKLLRVRRSQGKRFSWIYLMDLEMGRTVCKKHEEDIENCPLQKGPGEKKVRCTFLVDVLPFYTKFTLLNSTCVDK; from the exons ATGCTCCGGAAGGTGACTCTGTTTCTGGTGCTCGTGGTGCTGGGGATGCAAGTCTGGAGTATCCGTTATGAGTTTGAGGACGTCAGTAAGAACCTGAGCTACTTCCTCATGTCAATGGAGTTTGCCATATTTCGGTACAATGAGGACAACATAGATGAGTATGCCTATAAGTTACTGCGGGTTCGGCGGAGCCAGGGCAAG AGGTTTAGTTGGATATATTTAATGGACTTGGAGATGGGCCGCACAGTTTgtaaaaaacatgaagaagacATTGAGAACTGCCCCTTGCAAAAAGGTCCAGGAGAGAAAAAG GTCCGCTGCACTTTCCTCGTGGATGTCCTTCCTTTCTATACCAAGTTCACCCTCCTGAACAGTACCTGCGTGGACAAGTAG